A genomic region of Lytechinus pictus isolate F3 Inbred chromosome 2, Lp3.0, whole genome shotgun sequence contains the following coding sequences:
- the LOC129255029 gene encoding TBCC domain-containing protein 1-like, with protein MSEASVSLWLKYDTFNIGILPVSPHPKLSLHYLKKIALYAKNKGKTGYPRLAYSTWKHIACNKLGMLEDLAWMYFEGFDMLCDYSPEERLQQRQDAVHHTKNIDVWRNGQSIDTLQFLLYLYLQQLHKISLRSSLVSGEEWPSRSRSPDIDGRTSPGPSSTKSVDESNQLVFVLNHLSDILGLLAEADSYSSTANDVLLSVQSVEALGFLFEGSVSKHKNVQLVHQIALHQQIQAKSGYSKITQAFSFKTFESWLRSSLSNSPFGVTGCISSGHRLQWSSGEDGAKRGRVATNCNKAPKSSQLVILSQISKQTLAKSSQILVDSRIKIHRCHYAFIYLLSPVRAVSIEKCRHTTVVIGAVETTLHLVGCEHVTVIAAAGRFSVSGSTLCTLHMLTPTRPLLLGGNDSITLAPYHTHYAMLHQHMTAVGLAEKPNQWNNPICVGPDHTDENPVHKTMSPKEFFTFVIPFDMDGITAEIPGGLPSRYERALVDREGQINNWQQAVKDAGLNTDQKKQFQALVENKFQIWLAETGHKRELDGLVPSGGSPTK; from the exons ATGTCAGAAGCATCTGTCAGCCTGTGGTTAAAGTATGATACATTCAACATAGGCATTTTGCCTGTATCTCCTCACCCTAAACTCAGCCTTCAT TATCTCAAGAAGATAGCACTGTATgctaaaaataaaggaaagactGGCTACCCAAGACTAGCTTATTCAACATGGAAGCACATTGCTTGCAACAAACTAGGAATGTTAGAGGATCTAGCATGGAT GTACTTTGAAGGCTTTGATATGCTGTGTGATTACAGCCCAGAAGAGAGACTACAACAAAGGCAAGATGCAGTTCACCATACCAAAAATATAG ATGTTTGGAGGAATGGTCAAAGCATTGATACACTGCAGTTCCTCCTGTATCTGTATCTCCAACAGCTTCACAAGATATCACTGAGATCATCGTTAGTGTCTGGTGAAGA ATGGCCATCTCGATCACGATCACCTGACATTGATGGTAGGACTTCACCAGGACCTTCCTCTACCAAG AGTGTTGATGAGAGCAACCAGCTGGTATTTGTATTGAATCATCTCAGTGATATCTTGGGACTCTTAGCTGAAGCAGACTCCTACTCAAGTACAGCCAATGATGTTCTTCTCTCTGTTCAATCTGTAGAGGCTCTAGGATTTCTCTTTGAAGGTTCTGTCAGCAAACACAA AAATGTTCAGCTTGTTCATCAAATTGCATTGCACCAGCAAATACAGGCTAAAAGTGGATATTCTAAG ATCACTCAAGCCTTTTCTTTCAAGACATTTGAATCTTGGTTGAGGAGTAGTCTTAGTAACAGCCCTTTTGGTGTCACAGGCTGTATATCAAGTGGACATAGACTACAATGGTCATCAG GTGAAGATGGAGCCAAGAGGGGTAGAGTGGCAACCAACTGCAATAAAGCTCCTAAAAG TTCACAGTTGGTCATTCTTTCACAAATCTCAAAACAGACATTAGCCAAG AGTTCTCAGATTCTTGTTGATTCTCGTATCAAGATTCATCGCTGTCACTATGCATTCATTTATCTGCTTTCTCCAGTCAG AGCTGTTAGCATAGAGAAATGTCGTCATACAACGGTTGTTATCGGTGCAGTTGAAACCACTCTACACCTTGTAGGATGTGAACATGTTACTGTCATAGCAGCAGCAGGGAGATTCTCAGTCAG TGGTTCAACATTATGCACTCTTCACATGTTAACTCCAACCAGACCCTTACTCCTAGGAGGTAACGATAGTATTACTCTAGCTCCATATCACACTCACTATGCTATGTTACATCAACATATGACTGCTGTAGGATTAGCAGAGAAACCAAACCAATGGAACAATCCAATTTGTGTTG gCCCTGATCACACTGATGAAAATCCTGTTCACAAGACTATGTCACCTAAAGAATTCTTCACATTTGTCATTCCATTTGATATggatggaataactgca GAGATTCCTGGTGGTCTTCCATCGAGGTATGAACGTGCTTTAGTGGACCGAGAAGGTCAGATTAACAATTGGCAACAAGCGGTCAAAGATGCTGGACTCAATACTGACCAGAAGAAACAATTCCAAGCTCTTGTGGAAAACAAGTTTCAG ATATGGTTGGCAGAAACTGGGCACAAGAGGGAGCTAGATGGCTTAGTTCCCAGTGGTGGCTCTCCTACAAAATAG